Proteins encoded by one window of Cylindrospermum stagnale PCC 7417:
- the mtnA gene encoding S-methyl-5-thioribose-1-phosphate isomerase — protein MTSSTNQVYPVIWHNNSVSLIDQTRLPNEYSFVEIHRSDDMALAIKTMIVRGAPAIGVAAAYGMYLGAREIETSDRREFLDNLEKVAELLRSTRPTAVNLFWAIGRMMKTAYESLGTVAEIKQTLLQTAQAINTEDLQTCQAIGDRGLAALPKTPEKLTILTHCNAGALATAGYGTALGVVRSAWREGRLMRVFADETRPRLQGAKLTAWECVQEGIPVTVITDNMAAHCMQRGLIHAVVVGADRIAANGDTANKIGTYSLAIASLAHNIPFFVAAPLSTIDFQLTDGSQIPIEEREPTEIYQIGETILTPSGVEYYNPAFDVTPAKLITAIITENGAFAPSDLAKAQTKQVG, from the coding sequence ATGACATCTTCCACAAATCAGGTTTATCCCGTTATTTGGCACAATAACTCAGTCTCTCTCATCGACCAAACCCGTTTACCTAACGAGTATAGTTTCGTAGAAATTCACCGCAGCGACGATATGGCGCTGGCGATAAAAACTATGATTGTCAGGGGAGCGCCTGCAATTGGTGTCGCTGCGGCTTATGGAATGTATCTTGGAGCGAGGGAAATTGAAACCAGCGATCGCCGCGAATTTTTGGATAACTTAGAGAAAGTCGCCGAGTTGTTGCGTTCCACCCGTCCCACAGCGGTAAACTTGTTTTGGGCAATTGGCAGAATGATGAAAACTGCCTACGAAAGTTTAGGAACAGTAGCAGAAATTAAACAAACCCTCTTACAAACCGCCCAAGCTATTAATACTGAAGATTTGCAAACCTGTCAGGCTATAGGTGATCGTGGTTTAGCCGCATTACCCAAAACTCCAGAAAAGCTGACGATTTTGACTCATTGCAACGCTGGAGCCTTAGCAACTGCTGGTTATGGTACTGCACTTGGTGTAGTCCGTTCCGCTTGGAGAGAAGGAAGGTTAATGCGGGTGTTTGCTGATGAAACCCGTCCCCGGTTGCAAGGTGCAAAACTCACCGCTTGGGAATGTGTGCAAGAAGGTATACCCGTGACTGTGATTACAGATAACATGGCGGCCCATTGTATGCAACGGGGTTTGATTCATGCTGTAGTTGTCGGTGCTGACAGAATTGCTGCTAATGGGGACACTGCGAATAAAATTGGGACTTACAGTTTAGCGATCGCATCTCTTGCACATAATATTCCCTTCTTCGTCGCAGCACCCCTTTCTACCATTGATTTTCAACTAACCGACGGTAGCCAAATCCCCATTGAAGAACGTGAACCAACAGAAATATACCAAATTGGTGAAACTATTCTCACACCATCAGGAGTCGAATATTACAACCCAGCTTTTGATGTCACTCCAGCAAAGTTAATTACAGCCATCATTACAGAAAATGGTGCATTTGCTCCTAGTGACTTAGCAAAAGCTCAAACAAAGCAAGTGGGTTAA